Proteins found in one Haemorhous mexicanus isolate bHaeMex1 chromosome 23, bHaeMex1.pri, whole genome shotgun sequence genomic segment:
- the C1QA gene encoding complement C1q subcomponent subunit A yields the protein MQPGFLLAASILAAVLGMALLEDGVCRAPDGKNGSPGVPGRDGRPGQKGDMGEPGRAALGPSIKGPEGDAGKPGYPGPPGMRGLPGPPGPPGMPGVPGPPGQKGQAGNVLEHPRPAFSASRLSPPYTGTTVVFDRIITNQENSYSPHTGKFTCRIPGLYYFTFQVVSSGDLCLSITKNGQGVVSFCDSNSRGILQVNSGSSVLSLAEGDNVSLTTNALQGSSIYSGSEADSVFSGFLVSPETA from the exons ATGCAACCTGGATTCTTGCTGGCAGCCAGCatcctggcagcagtgctgggcatggccctgctggaggaCGGAGTGTGTAGGGCACCGGATGGCAAGAATGGCTCCCCTGGAGTCCCTGGCCGTGATGGGAGGCCAGGGCAGAAGGGTGACATGGGAGAGCCAG ggagagcagcactgggccCGAGCATCAAGGGACCCGAAGGGGATGCAGGCAAACCAGGATATCCTGGCCCACCAGGCATGCGTGGCCTACCTGGCCCACCAGGCCCTCCAGGGAtgccaggggtgccagggcCACCGGGGCAGAAGGGGCAAGCTGGCAATGTTTTGGAGCACCCGCGTCCCGCCTTCTCCGCCTCCAGGCTGTCCCCACCGTACACAGGCACCACGGTGGTGTTCGACAGGATCATCACCAACCAGGAGAACTCCTACAGCCCCCATACTGGGAAGTTCACCTGCCGCATTCCTGGGCTCTACTACTTCACCTTCCAGGTAGTGTCCAGCGGAGACCTGTGTCTGAGCATCACCAAGAACGGGCAGGGTGTGGTCAGCTTCTGCGACAGCAACAGCCGCGGCATCCTGCAGGTGAACTCGGGCAGCAGCGTACTCAGCCTGGCCGAGGGTGACAACGTGTCCCTGACCACCAACGCTCTCCAAGGCAGCTCCATTTACAGCGGCTCTGAGGCTGACAGTGTCTTCAGTGGgttcctggtgtccccagagaCGGCCTGA